A window of Apium graveolens cultivar Ventura chromosome 8, ASM990537v1, whole genome shotgun sequence contains these coding sequences:
- the LOC141680278 gene encoding uncharacterized protein LOC141680278: protein MPTIKAYDGMGNPANHVRTFSNALLPQPVNHAIQCRDFSQTLSRMTQRWYSRLPPNSTGSFRELSQASIKQFISENVYEKSSASLISIVQGTKESLIDYLNSFIKEALKVPDLDDKVTMIALQQGTNDEFFKMFLAKRAPENMLQLQSRSGKYIQVEKSMEKIVVNNEPTGGKKRKTDQ, encoded by the coding sequence atgccgaCTATAAAGGCTTATGATGGAATGGGAAATCCAGCTAATCATGTTAGAAccttctctaatgcactgttgccGCAACCCGTGAATCATGCAATCCAATGTCGGGATTTTTCTCAAACCCTATCAAGGATGACCCAAAGATGGTATAGCCGCTTGCCACCAAACTCAACTGgatccttcagagaattaagccaaGCTTCCATCAAGCAGTTCATTAGTGAAAATGTGTATGAAAAAAGCTCTGCATCTCTCATAagtattgtgcagggaacaaaggagTCCCTTATAGACTATCTGAATAGTTTCATAAAAGAAGCCCTGAaggtcccagatcttgatgacaAGGTAACTATGATAGCGTTACAACAAGGAACCAatgatgagttcttcaagatgtttTTGGCCAAACGGGCACCGGAAAACATGCTGCAACTCCAAAGTAGATCTGGGAAATACATCCAAGTTGAAAAAAGCATGGAGAAAATAGTAGTGaataatgagcccactggaggcaagaagcggaagacgGACCAATAA